The proteins below come from a single Aspergillus oryzae RIB40 DNA, chromosome 5 genomic window:
- a CDS encoding 60S ribosomal protein uL14 (60S ribosomal protein L14/L17/L23), with translation MSGRGRGSSGNKLKMSLGLPCGAVMNCCDNSGARNLYIISVKGTGARLNRLPAAGVGDMVMATVKKGKPELRKKVMPAVVVRQSKPWRRPDGIYLYFEDNAGVIVNAKGEMKGSAITGPVGKEAAELWPRIASNSGVVM, from the exons ATGTCTGGAAGAGG TCGTGGTTCCTCGGGCAACAAGCTCAAGATGTCGCTCGGTCTGCCTTG CGGCGCCGTCATGAACTGCTGCGACAACTCCGGTGCCCGTAACCTTTACATCATCTCCGTTAAGGGTACCGGTGCCCGCCTCAACCGTCTCCCCGCCGCTGGTGTCGGTGACATGGTCATGGCCACCGtcaagaagggaaagccCGAGCTCCGTAAGAAGGTCATGCCCGCCGTTGTCGTCCGTCAGAGCAAGCCCTGGAGACGTCCCGATGGTATCTACCTCTACTTCGAGGACAACGCTGGTGTC ATCGTCAACGCCAAGGGTGAGATGAAGGGATCCGCCATCACCGGCCCCGTCGGaaaggaggctgctgagcTCTGGCCT CGTATCGCTTCCAACTCTGGTGTTGTCATGTAA
- the rpdA gene encoding histone deacetylase RPD3 (predicted protein) — protein MTDVPRDPLVEGMDDEADAILDDLDEDENKDKRFTKRRFDQYVEKPGELSDSEDEEENAANGVRRQPGIMKRRNQVNYRNLDVESGLESGMATPADASSVPDDDMDTTADAKMGDAPQTETEAPATPSVAEPPSRAEEASAAVPTEMAIDGQEQAAPSAPISRQPSPKAQDEDITMEDAGNAAPETEQQEQSVAPSEAQAEEKKPAEEKPATDKPATEPSSPADAQAPQKESVEDSGPAEASEVAETVEITETKEKSPEAPKDVPEPAKAEQESPKEVKESTGEPQEKEPTKSEA, from the coding sequence ATGACGGACGTACCACGCGACCCTCTTGTAGAAGGCatggatgatgaagcggaTGCAATCTTGGACGATCTGGATGAGGACGAAAATAAAGACAAGCGTTTCACCAAAAGGCGATTCGATCAATATGTCGAGAAACCAGGTGAACTTAGTGATagcgaagacgaagaagagaacgCTGCCAACGGAGTCCGCCGCCAACCTGGCATAATGAAACGGAGGAACCAAGTCAACTATCGCAACCTTGATGTTGAATCTGGACTTGAGAGCGGAATGGCTACCCCCGCCGATGCTTCTTCGGTACCTGACGATGACATGGATACTACCGCCGACGCGAAGATGGGCGATGCCCCACAGACTGAAACCGAGGCACCCGCAACACCTTCCGTCGCCGAGCCACCATCAAGGGCTGAGGAGGCATCCGCAGCAGTACCAACGGAAATGGCGATTGATGGTCAAGAGCAAGCAGCTCCCTCTGCGCCTATTTCTCGCCAGCCGTCCCCCAAGgcacaggatgaagatatcacTATGGAAGACGCGGGCAACGCTGCGCCCGAAAcagagcagcaggagcaatCCGTAGCGCCAAGTGAGGCCcaggcagaagaaaagaagcccGCTGAAGAAAAACCCGCTACGGACAAACCTGCAACAGAGCCGTCCTCTCCAGCCGATGCACAGGCCCCTCAGAAGGAGTCCGTAGAGGACTCAGGGCCAGCCGAAGCAAGTGAGGTAGCGGAAACAGTAGAGATAACTgagaccaaagaaaagagcccAGAAGCTCCTAAGGATGTGCCTGAGCCAGCCAAAGCAGAGCAGGAATCACCCAAGGAAGTAAAGGAATCAACTGGTGAACCTCAAGAGAAGGAGCCCACCAAGAGCGAGGCATAG
- a CDS encoding uncharacterized protein (cell division control protein/predicted DNA repair exonuclease), protein MFLRRLLSRVLSLLLPLAIASSLYLYFYPVFHGCAFPLPRDDHTGLLSNSFTSALRQHFSPQSAENPAIFRLLVLADPQLEGDSSLPKPEDELSARIQHHWATVKSSVNKTEPRQILTAISTAVDSLASEDIPRAFRAARKRLDLLGNDYYLAHIYRTLHWWSRPTHVTVLGDLIGSQWVTDEEFDRRGRRYWERVFKGGERINDDITATGARNYSGSEGQSTELETLNATHSAWTQRIINIVGNHDVGYSGDASEARIERFERVFGRANWDVRFQLPLEQVDNATAPLSAPPTLHLINLNTLTLDSPALSSDIQSHSYAYINDLISHRLYPVEDRTTFTLLLTHLPLHKKEGICTDGPYFTFHESDDEDGPDDVPRFKEGGLKEQNHLSDHISSSGVLQGIFGMTGDESGPGGGRGRNGLILTGHDHTGCDVVHFVNRTIDTTTAEDSEPRSWKWDAKRYDNAVDNSTPAIREVTLRSMMGEYGGNAGLLSLWFDTTVNEWKYEITMCMAGVQHIWWAVHIVDLLTCILLVGYILAGSGSKPSVTKKIEVGQEKKRN, encoded by the coding sequence ATGTTCCTCCGCCGGCTCCTTTCCCGCgtcctctccctcctcctgcCGCTGGCGATAGCAAGCAGCCTTTACCTCTATTTCTATCCTGTCTTTCATGGCTGCGCGTTTCCGCTCCCCAGGGATGATCACACAGGGCTCCTTTCGAATTCGTTTACCAGTGCGCTCCGCCAACACTTTTCACCGCAATCGGCAGAGAACCCCGCTATCTTCAGACTTCTGGTCCTAGCGGATCCCCAGCTAGAAGGCGACAGCTCTCTCCCGAAACCCGAAGATGAACTTTCTGCTCGGATTCAACATCACTGGGCAACAGTGAAGTCATCGGTGAACAAGACGGAGCCTCGTCAAATCCTCACCGCCATCTCAACCGCAGTAGACTCCCTCGCTAGCGAAGATATCCCTCGCGCCTTCCGTGCAGCTCGGAAACGGCTCGATCTATTGGGCAACGACTACTACCTTGCGCATATTTATCGCACTCTACATTGGTGGAGTCGCCCAACACACGTCACGGTTCTGGGTGATCTGATCGGGAGCCAGTGGGTGACAGACGAGGAGTTTGATCGACGCGGCCGCAGATACTGGGAGCGGGTCTTCAAGGGTGGGGAGCGCATTAACGATGATATTACAGCAACTGGCGCAAGGAATTATAGCGGTAGCGAAGGGCAGAGTACTGAACTAGAGACACTCAATGCTACGCATTCCGCATGGACACAGAGGATCATCAATATCGTGGGAAATCATGATGTAGGATACTCTGGGGACGCAAGTGAAGCGCGGATTGAGCGGTTCGAGCGCGTGTTCGGCCGTGCGAACTGGGATGTGCGATTTCAGCTCCCACTAGAGCAGGTTGATAACGCGACTGCACCCCTCAGTGCTCCCCCAACGCTGCATCTGATCAACCTCAACACCTTGACTCTCGACTCCCCGGCCCTATCCTCGGACATCCAGTCCCATAGCTACGCCTACATTAACGATCTGATCTCTCATCGATTGTACCCCGTGGAAGACCGCACGACATTTACTCTCCTTCTGACCCACCTCCCCCTACACAAGAAGGAGGGTATATGTACCGACGGTCCTTACTTCACATTCCATGAAtcagacgacgaggatggcCCCGACGATGTGCCGCGCTTCAAGGAAGGAGGAttgaaagaacaaaaccaTCTCAGCGACCacatcagcagcagcggagTCCTCCAGGGGATTTTCGGCATGACAGGAGACGAAAGCGGCCccggcggaggaagaggacggAATGGACTCATTCTCACAGGCCACGACCACACAGGTTGCGACGTGGTCCACTTTGTGAACCGAACTATAGATACAACAACCGCCGAAGACTCCGAACCACGAAGTTGGAAATGGGACGCAAAACGCTACGATAACGCTGTCGATAACTCTACGCCCGCCATTAGAGAAGTCACTCTCCGCTCTATGATGGGTGAATACGGCGGTAACGCAGGCCTGCTTTCTCTCTGGTTTGATACTACTGTTAATGAATGGAAGTATGAGATCACGATGTGCATGGCTGGTGTGCAGCATATCTGGTGGGCAGTGCATATTGTTGATCTTTTGACTTGTATACTTCTTGTCGGGTATATATTGGCTGGTTCGGGGTCGAAACCAAGCGTTACAAAGAAGATTGAGGTTggacaggagaagaagaggaattaA
- a CDS encoding putative polarized growth protein (Boi2) (predicted protein) — protein sequence MALATPPRNVHPGDLLLVVHDFEARGPDELNLRRGEKIELVELDDGFGDGWYLGKDLNTGTQGLFPGGQEIFASPISGESTPQASRRASTSDMSAPDIDDSTAPTPSPKQQQRSSSSPLPTSKMAIDIQKSIRQSIDGHLSGQDSPVMNETLSVIDEHITDLSTPRHSVTASQDSKTVNDSASEYSSTFEHRMSYINGHETDEEEEKQPTEEQVRRWNHLETAKHLRQLGLEAKHCDIFEDQEITGDVLLDMNQDFLFMKEFDFGVMGRRLKTWHKVKAFQEEVKGIPQQQSSRGSSFATPQDERAPSRASHTGPLFPRIPNLRGPNGPTQHPRLVSSTMQSNTGSPLTSQAPVWMDHSRRPSAASVREINHSRRHSSIDTTNRYSGVGDSSPASHHKKSSFDRGWTLNGASGSQRRPGSALGAPNETALPQSVFHVAESNGSDSATAVSDDLDRGYFSGPEGDTRKNRRVLQKRSSTYGSVSTPSSIPDEHFQLKVNKRHSRINSADSIRDAAQMTPPTAKASPPRGRFRSLSTRASDRHGQQSSNPPSAEEKSSGSGFFAAFSLGGKNNEEQSQRSSTLPLQGIKNAGPKFRRAVGLRAMSEAVKGIDTSVAPPSPSKDPESPSTRTGSTTPSTTKSSERHSTDGSGKAVEGGASMPRARTLRSGTKSKKDTSAYTQGLEKKTPKEQMKGCDFSGWMKKKSSNLMTTWKPRLFVLRGRRLSYYYSEDDTEERGLIDITAHRVLRADNDPLIALHATLTGSTASPTSPSGSTADGPSSDKASGSESSLRGSKPVGEGPFFFKLVPPKSGTSRTVQFTKPAIHYFQVDSIQEGRLWMAALMKATIERDMELPVETTNKQKTVSLKEARLMNQRPPALLPTTPATQGTEEKDEHLTTTTEESGLMIQGLGDEQVPTHGDDDEKKRVSSPLGGLGVGPPSLLPESVAKVD from the exons ATGGCTCTCGCAACGCCTCCTCGCAATGTCCACCCGGGAGACCTGCTCCTAGTTGTTC ATGATTTTGAGGCCCGTGGACCGGATGAGCTTAACTTGCGTCGCGGCGAAAAAATTGAGCTAGTCGAGTTGGATGATGGGTTTGGTGATGGATGGTATCTTGGAAAGGATTTAAACACAGGAACTCAAGGTCTTTTCCCGGGAG GACAGGAAATATTTGCTTCGCCTATTAGTGGCGAATCTACGCCCCAAGCGTCCCGACGTGCCAGCACGTCTGATATGAGCGCgccagatattgatgattCAACGGCCCCGACACCCTCCCCAAAACAACAGCAGAGGTCTAGCTCCTCGCCATTACCGACGTCTAAAATGGCGATCGACATTCAGAAGTCCATCCGACAGTCCATTGATGGTCACTTGAGTGGCCAGGACAGTCCGGTGATGAACGAAACTCTGAGTGTCATCGATGAACACATTACCGATCTGAGTACACCTCGCCACAGTGTGACTGCCTCCCAAGATTCCAAGACGGTGAATGACTCGGCAAGCGAATATAGCAGCACTTTCGAGCACCGAATGTCTTACATTAACGGGCATGAaaccgacgaagaagaagaaaaacagccGACAGAGGAACAAGTTCGCCGATGGAACCATTTAGAGACCGCGAAACATTTACGCCAGTTAGGACTTGAAGCCAAACACTGTGACATATTCGAGGACCAGGAGATTACTGGTGATGTACTCCTGGATATGAACCAggattttctcttcatgaaGGAGTTCGATTTCGGTGTTATGGGTCGGAGATTGAAGACGTGGCATAAAGTTAAAGCCTTCCAGGAAGAGGTGAAGGGTATTCCGCAGCAGCAATCATCACGCGGCTCATCTTTTGCGACCCCTCAGGATGAACGTGCCCCTAGTCGCGCAAGTCACACTGGCCCTCTCTTTCCTAGAATTCCCAACCTGAGAGGGCCAAACGGCCCGACACAACACCCGCGACTTGTCAGTAGCACTATGCAGAGCAACACGGGTTCTCCCCTGACGTCACAAGCCCCAGTATGGATGGACCACTCTAGGAGACCATCGGCTGCGTCCGTTCGTGAGATCAACCATTCGCGGCGCCATTCTTCGATCGATACCACCAACCGATACTCAGGGGTGGGAGACTCTTCTCCTGCCAGCCACCACAAGAAAAGTTCGTTCGATCGGGGTTGGACCTTAAATGGTGCTTCGGGATCCCAACGGCGTCCCGGGTCAGCTCTCGGAGCGCCAAACGAGACTGCTCTCCCTCAATCTGTGTTTCACGTGGCGGAGTCCAATGGTTCTGACTCGGCTACCGCTGTTAGCGATGACTTAGATCGCGGCTACTTTTCGGGCCCGGAGGGAGATACCCGAAAGAATCGGCGTGTCCTGCAGAAACGAAGCTCTACCTATGGCAGTGTTTCCACACCATCTAGCATCCCCGATGAGCACTTCCAGCTCAAAGTCAACAAACGTCACTCACGTATCAACAGTGCTGATTCGATCAGAGATGCGGCTCAAATGACACCTCCCACAGCGAAAGCCTCCCCACCCAGGGGTCGTTTCAGGAGTTTGAGCACTCGAGCTTCGGACCGACATGGCCAGCAGTCATCTAATCCGCCATCTGCGGAAGAGAAGTCTTCTGGCTCCGGGTTCTTCGCCGCATTCTCTCTGGGTGGAAAAAATAACGAGGAGCAGTCTCAACGCTCAAGCACTTTACCTCTTCAGGGAATCAAGAACGCTGGGCCTAAATTCCGACGTGCTGTTGGTCTCCGTGCCATGTCCGAGGCTGTTAAAGGGATCGATACCTCCGTCGCTCCCCCGTCTCCTAGTAAAGATCCCGAGTCCCCGTCCACTAGAACAGGATCGACAACCCCTTCGACCACCAAGAGCTCAGAACGACATAGCACGGATGGTTCGGGCAAGGCTGTAGAAGGTGGTGCTTCCATGCCACGTGCCCGTACCCTCCGGTCCGGAACCAAGTCGAAGAAAGATACAAGCGCTTATACCCAGggcctggagaagaagacaccGAAAGAGCAGATGAAAGGATGCGACTTTTCGGggtggatgaagaagaagtcttcCAACCTGATGACAACGTGGAAACCGCGTCTCTTTGTGCTGCGTGGCCGTCGTCTGTCGTATTATTACTCTGAAGACGACACCGAGGAGCGTGGTCTTATCGACATTACGGCCCACCGTGTGCTTCGCGCGGATAACGACCCTCTCATTGCCCTGCATGCGACCCTAACTGGTTCCACAGCCTCTCCAACTTCGCCGTCTGGGTCTACTGCCGATGGCCCTTCATCTGATAAAGCCTCGGGCTCGGAATCCTCTCTCCGTGGGTCCAAGCCCGTGGGAGAAGGCCCGTTTTTCTTCAAACTTGTACCACCGAAATCGGGCACTTCTCGGACGGTGCAGTTCACGAAGCCTGCTATCCATTATTTCCAGGTAGACAGTATTCAAGAAGGTCGCTTGTGGATGGCAGCGTTGATGAAGGCTACCATTGAACGGGATATGGAACTCCCCGTGGAGACTACCAATAAACAGAAGACTGTTAGTCTTAAAGAAGCCCGTCTAATGAACCAGCGGCCTCCCGCGCTGCTGCCGACAACTCCCGCAACTCAAGGAACagaggagaaagacgaaCATTTGACGACCACCACAGAGGAGAGCGGCTTGATGATTCAAGGTCTCGGGGATGAGCAAGTGCCTACCCATGGGGACGATGACGAGAAAAAACGGGTTTCGAGCCCTCTTGGTGGCCTTGGTGTCGGCCCGCCCTCGTTGCTCCCTGAATCAGTCGCAAAGGTAGATTGA